One genomic window of Deinococcus deserti VCD115 includes the following:
- a CDS encoding substrate-binding periplasmic protein codes for MKRPYLLPFFAALSALAVLPEASARTFADIKASGVLRVVSGGDLPPFIRVEAERHRGYEPELIEAVARSLGLTVSYQVVPPYQLIKELQEDRADIAIGALGITSTRENKVDFTMPTACAGVSVVSFDPKLQKHTDLVGKSIGVGAGSIMQAYVQKLPFEKKVTVYNSSKELIFAVMAKQVDATFAYTIMGPAVKSLYPKAPINFGPELWRVPIGFMTAEDNVTTRTTLNGAINRYMQSTGYAFLSQRYFKEDVRCRG; via the coding sequence ATGAAACGTCCATACCTATTGCCATTTTTTGCTGCCTTAAGTGCCTTGGCTGTCCTCCCCGAAGCAAGTGCCCGGACTTTTGCTGACATTAAAGCCAGTGGCGTGCTGCGAGTTGTTTCCGGAGGCGATCTCCCCCCCTTTATCCGCGTAGAGGCTGAGCGTCACCGGGGCTATGAGCCTGAACTGATTGAGGCTGTAGCCCGTAGCCTGGGCTTGACCGTCTCTTATCAGGTCGTTCCGCCCTATCAGCTGATCAAGGAACTGCAGGAAGACCGCGCTGACATTGCCATTGGTGCACTGGGCATTACCAGCACCCGCGAAAACAAGGTGGACTTCACGATGCCAACCGCGTGTGCGGGCGTGTCGGTCGTCTCGTTTGATCCCAAGCTTCAGAAGCATACCGACCTGGTCGGCAAGTCTATTGGTGTGGGGGCCGGTTCCATCATGCAGGCATACGTCCAGAAGCTGCCGTTCGAAAAGAAAGTCACGGTATACAACAGCAGCAAGGAACTGATCTTTGCTGTCATGGCAAAACAGGTCGATGCCACCTTTGCGTACACGATCATGGGGCCTGCGGTGAAAAGCCTGTATCCAAAAGCGCCCATCAACTTCGGACCTGAACTGTGGCGCGTTCCAATCGGCTTCATGACCGCTGAGGACAATGTCACGACCCGCACGACGCTGAACGGTGCCATCAACAGGTACATGCAGTCCACCGGCTACGCATTCCTGTCGCAGAGATATTTCAAAGAAGACGTCCGCTGCCGCGGCTGA
- a CDS encoding sensor histidine kinase gives MGFFMRLLLSHLLVILLAVAGVFISVELTAPGFYRAHVEEMVQTLGPAGADLRGHLEHGLRTTLSRALWASLPLSLLLATITAYISSRRVVSSVETLRRRSRALAQGDYRQRVQATGRDELADLAHHFNVLAAALERVEQGRTELIGNVAHELRAPLTALRGYADAMDDRVMPPEHAARAISREVAAMERLVRDLSLVSRVEAGQVELHLCPVRVSTLLQAVRERFALAYEEKGIVLRLPEFTTGSGQAALYADPERVTQILTNILGNALRHTPAGGEVDVSIGILKNNLVIAVSDTGPGIDADHLPRLFERFYRVDPARSRPGAGSGVGLTIARGLAEAMNGTLIAASGPGRGSVFTLTLPMYES, from the coding sequence GTGGGCTTCTTCATGCGTCTGCTCCTGTCGCACCTGCTGGTGATCCTGCTGGCTGTAGCAGGTGTTTTCATTTCGGTCGAGCTGACGGCTCCGGGCTTCTACCGCGCGCACGTGGAGGAAATGGTCCAGACCCTGGGTCCCGCCGGTGCAGACCTGCGCGGGCACCTGGAACATGGACTGCGTACGACCTTAAGCCGGGCCCTGTGGGCTTCGCTGCCACTCTCTCTGCTGCTGGCCACCATCACCGCCTATATTTCGTCCCGGCGGGTGGTCAGCAGCGTCGAGACGCTGCGGCGCCGCAGCCGGGCGCTGGCCCAGGGCGACTACCGCCAGCGAGTACAGGCGACCGGGCGTGATGAACTGGCTGATCTGGCCCACCATTTCAATGTGCTGGCTGCGGCACTCGAGCGGGTGGAGCAGGGCCGCACCGAACTGATCGGAAATGTGGCACACGAGTTGCGTGCGCCACTCACTGCATTACGCGGCTATGCCGACGCCATGGATGACCGTGTGATGCCTCCGGAACACGCGGCGCGCGCCATCAGCCGGGAGGTGGCCGCGATGGAAAGGCTGGTGCGAGACCTGAGTCTGGTGTCCCGCGTTGAGGCCGGACAGGTTGAACTTCACCTGTGTCCGGTCCGAGTGAGCACGCTGCTGCAGGCCGTGCGCGAACGGTTTGCGCTGGCCTATGAGGAAAAGGGGATCGTGTTGCGACTCCCCGAATTCACCACAGGCTCAGGCCAGGCTGCGCTGTATGCCGATCCGGAAAGAGTGACTCAGATTCTGACCAATATTCTCGGCAATGCCCTGCGTCATACCCCAGCCGGTGGAGAAGTAGACGTATCAATCGGCATTCTGAAAAACAATCTGGTGATTGCTGTCTCAGATACAGGCCCGGGCATAGACGCTGATCATCTTCCACGGCTGTTCGAACGTTTTTACCGGGTAGACCCAGCCCGGTCCCGCCCAGGTGCTGGCAGTGGCGTGGGGCTGACCATTGCGCGGGGGCTGGCTGAAGCCATGAACGGCACGCTGATCGCGGCGTCTGGTCCTGGACGGGGAAGCGTTTTTACACTGACCTTGCCTATGTATGAATCATAA
- a CDS encoding response regulator transcription factor, with the protein MARVLIVDDDPAILEILRAYLGAEGHEVLEAQDGQEARALLPRADVAVMDWMLPGAAGPVLAREARAAGLDLPILMLTARGEEEDKLHGLEEGVDDYVVKPFSPREIVARVRALLRRVGVHQDVRSDSLTMDLKRRTVMVDGLPVELSRLEFDLLAALALHPGLAWTRERLLERLWGPDFPGTERVVDVHITALRKKLGDDPERPRYIETVRGVGYRFRERGG; encoded by the coding sequence GTGGCCCGTGTCCTGATTGTGGATGACGACCCGGCAATCCTGGAGATTCTGCGAGCCTATCTCGGGGCTGAGGGTCATGAGGTGCTGGAAGCCCAGGACGGCCAGGAAGCACGGGCACTACTGCCGCGGGCCGACGTCGCCGTGATGGACTGGATGCTGCCCGGCGCAGCCGGCCCGGTCCTGGCCCGCGAAGCCCGCGCGGCAGGGCTGGATCTGCCCATCCTGATGCTGACGGCGCGGGGAGAGGAAGAAGACAAGTTGCACGGGCTGGAAGAGGGCGTTGACGACTATGTGGTCAAACCCTTCAGCCCGCGCGAAATTGTCGCGCGGGTGCGCGCCCTGCTCCGGCGCGTTGGAGTCCACCAGGACGTGCGCTCCGACAGTCTGACCATGGACCTGAAACGGCGCACCGTAATGGTTGACGGCCTTCCTGTCGAGCTCTCACGCCTCGAATTTGATCTTCTCGCGGCGCTGGCGCTGCATCCGGGTCTGGCCTGGACACGTGAACGCCTGCTTGAACGCCTGTGGGGGCCAGACTTCCCAGGAACTGAGCGGGTAGTCGACGTGCATATCACTGCCCTGCGAAAAAAACTCGGGGACGACCCGGAGCGCCCCCGCTACATCGAAACGGTGCGCGGTGTCGGGTACAGGTTCCGGGAACGCGGAGGCTAG
- a CDS encoding DUF305 domain-containing protein, translating to MTKTLLTTVFIALLSTASTQNHHSGMNHSAAGANHKELKDLSGKAFDRAFLSMMIPHHEAAVDMSKAVLPTTKSAQVKAWAQAIIKAQNTEITLMKRLLTTHGGSDKAMATQMNSMMAGMVKDVHTASNRDRAFAKGMIPHHASAIEMASHALKKSKNPTILKLARDIVSSQTKEINQFRAYLK from the coding sequence ATGACCAAAACTTTGCTGACCACCGTTTTTATCGCCTTGCTGTCGACTGCCTCAACACAGAACCATCACTCAGGGATGAACCATTCCGCAGCGGGAGCCAACCACAAGGAACTCAAAGATCTGAGTGGGAAAGCGTTCGACCGGGCGTTCCTCAGCATGATGATTCCGCACCACGAAGCGGCCGTCGACATGAGCAAAGCCGTTCTTCCTACCACGAAATCAGCTCAGGTCAAGGCCTGGGCCCAGGCCATCATCAAAGCCCAGAACACCGAAATCACGCTGATGAAACGCTTACTTACGACCCATGGCGGAAGCGACAAAGCCATGGCGACCCAGATGAACTCAATGATGGCAGGCATGGTCAAAGACGTTCACACGGCCAGCAACCGCGACCGCGCATTCGCAAAAGGCATGATTCCTCACCACGCCAGCGCTATTGAAATGGCCAGCCACGCCCTGAAAAAGTCAAAGAATCCCACCATTCTGAAACTCGCCCGTGACATTGTCAGCTCACAGACCAAAGAGATCAACCAGTTCAGGGCCTACCTCAAGTAA
- a CDS encoding sensor histidine kinase, whose amino-acid sequence MPDHHGTLAPPTLSERLQEVTEALAATRMQEGVFEVILKPAREALDARAATVLLAGSEGLHLERVAMTGQLASSPSIWQGAMLEDDGPAADALAQRRALFFEHEGELARKYPSVEARSGATAPVVATAVLPMFLDGRPLGVLVLDFMEPHRFTEDEKRFLRTLAAQCAIAFGRARLLRDLETRVSERTHQLESQNDVLEAQHAELTLRSDALRMANEELDAFAMSVSHDLRAPLRHITGFLGLLRRSLDAPLNEKSERYLNLVDEAATRMNTLIDAMLDLSRTSRQTLRLTQVNVGDLLASVQTTLQPDTAQRRVTWTVGPLPVVTADADLLRQVLVNLLSNALKYSQPREETHITVAAQERPGEWVFQVTDNGVGFDPRYADKLFNVFQRLHRPDAFEGIGVGLANVRRIILRHGGRVWAESQEEQGATFSFSLPRGREGR is encoded by the coding sequence ATGCCTGATCACCACGGCACGCTCGCGCCCCCTACGCTCAGTGAGCGGCTCCAGGAAGTGACCGAAGCCCTGGCGGCCACCCGCATGCAGGAGGGGGTCTTTGAGGTCATTCTGAAACCGGCCCGTGAGGCGCTTGATGCGCGCGCCGCAACTGTTCTGCTGGCCGGCTCAGAGGGCCTCCATCTCGAGCGTGTCGCCATGACAGGCCAGCTCGCCAGCAGCCCCTCGATCTGGCAGGGCGCAATGCTCGAAGACGACGGCCCCGCAGCTGACGCCTTGGCTCAGCGGCGGGCGCTGTTCTTCGAGCACGAAGGGGAACTGGCACGGAAGTACCCCTCGGTGGAAGCCCGGTCTGGAGCAACCGCTCCGGTGGTGGCCACAGCCGTCCTGCCCATGTTTCTCGATGGCCGGCCCCTGGGCGTCCTGGTCCTGGATTTTATGGAGCCCCACCGCTTTACCGAAGACGAAAAGCGGTTTTTAAGGACCCTGGCCGCGCAGTGTGCCATCGCCTTTGGACGCGCCCGGCTTCTGCGTGACCTGGAAACCCGCGTGAGCGAACGGACCCATCAGCTCGAATCTCAGAACGACGTCCTTGAAGCGCAGCATGCTGAGCTGACCCTGCGGTCCGATGCGCTGCGGATGGCCAACGAGGAACTCGACGCCTTCGCCATGTCGGTGTCCCACGACCTGCGGGCGCCGCTGCGGCATATCACCGGTTTCCTCGGCCTGCTGCGCCGCTCGCTGGACGCGCCGCTCAACGAGAAATCCGAGCGCTACCTCAATCTGGTGGACGAGGCAGCAACCCGCATGAACACCCTGATCGACGCCATGCTTGACTTGTCCCGGACCTCACGGCAGACGCTGAGGCTGACGCAGGTCAATGTCGGTGACCTGCTGGCCAGCGTGCAGACCACGCTGCAGCCCGACACCGCCCAGCGGCGGGTGACCTGGACCGTCGGGCCGCTGCCGGTGGTCACCGCTGACGCCGATCTGCTGAGGCAGGTGCTGGTCAACCTGCTGTCCAACGCCCTGAAATATAGCCAGCCCCGTGAGGAGACGCATATCACCGTGGCGGCCCAGGAGCGGCCCGGAGAGTGGGTCTTTCAGGTCACCGACAATGGGGTCGGCTTCGATCCGCGCTATGCGGACAAATTGTTTAACGTCTTTCAGCGGTTGCACCGCCCCGATGCCTTCGAAGGCATCGGTGTGGGGCTGGCCAACGTCCGGCGTATCATCCTGCGGCACGGCGGGCGGGTCTGGGCGGAAAGCCAGGAGGAACAGGGCGCGACCTTCAGCTTTTCGCTTCCGCGCGGGCGTGAGGGTCGTTGA
- a CDS encoding response regulator: MTSEPVRLLLAEDNPADVYLMEAALELAAMPVTMTVARDGREVMDQLGELKATGHLPDLVLLDLNMPRMNGFEVLTAVRRDPVLAHLPVVVFTTSTAPEDIRRAYELHANSYVSKPVTLSGFMQLMERLGAYWFGTASLPRTYSP, translated from the coding sequence ATGACTTCTGAACCGGTCCGGCTGCTGCTGGCCGAAGACAATCCGGCCGACGTCTATCTGATGGAAGCGGCGCTGGAGCTTGCCGCGATGCCGGTCACGATGACGGTGGCGCGTGATGGCCGGGAAGTCATGGACCAGCTGGGCGAACTCAAAGCCACGGGTCACCTGCCTGATCTGGTGCTGCTTGACCTGAACATGCCGCGGATGAACGGCTTCGAGGTGCTGACCGCCGTCCGCCGGGACCCGGTCCTGGCGCACCTTCCGGTGGTGGTCTTCACGACTTCCACCGCTCCCGAAGATATCCGGCGTGCCTATGAGCTGCATGCCAACTCCTACGTCAGCAAGCCGGTCACTCTGTCGGGGTTCATGCAGTTGATGGAACGTCTGGGCGCCTACTGGTTTGGTACGGCCAGCCTGCCCCGCACCTACAGCCCCTGA
- a CDS encoding ATP-binding protein, which translates to MTSRGCGSDLLPPTYQGGPTITTDNCEREPIHVPGSVQPHGALLTVDALSLDILQVSANAEDHLGTAAALLRGRSLGSLLTADELQTLTTALPPGSPDHLQFRATRESPAPEPSQGLQALTVHRTGDLYILEFEPAPEVERTGSHALRNAVFALENAPTLDDLLRVAAQVVRDLSGFDRVMVYEFAEDASGEVRAEARRDDLNSFLGHRFPESDIPAQARALYLRHLLRLTADSHADPVPLEPILDPRSGQPTPLGGAVLRSTSPMHLQYLRNMGVASSLSVSIVVDGRLWGLIACHHERAFVVPPETRTALEYLGRLLALQVQVKTRADTDAFRAGLQTRRAHILGAAAHSVDPLATFADQRLDLAGLMRASGVIVFFEGRWQATGLVPGPSQIEALLSWLRRQAGTLVQVEALGEVWPEAQSFADRASGLLAISVGLDWSEGVIWLRPAMTTTVAWGGAPPEQAKDALGPRRSFETYEQTVRGHAEPWHAGEIEEAQELQRALTAALGERLSVVRSLNEALERSNAEWRQYGFVIAHDMQEPLRLITQFAELFQLRYRDQVDENAAQMIRFMLDETARLRSLTGDLHTYTALLSAPAVARRRFSLTAVVQDVLVKVSAQISSSGARVEVDGDLPTVEADPGAVRELLLQLVKNAVTFGGQYAPWIKIGAERSPTGWSITVQDNGLGIAPEYHEKVFGLFQRLGRREDTPGNGIGLALARKIAERHGGALRVNSVPGEGSTFTFWLPDPQISKGARREAGHDF; encoded by the coding sequence ATGACCAGCCGCGGCTGCGGAAGTGACCTGTTGCCACCCACCTACCAGGGCGGACCGACCATCACCACCGACAACTGCGAGCGCGAGCCGATTCACGTTCCAGGCAGCGTGCAGCCTCACGGCGCACTGCTGACAGTCGATGCCCTGAGCCTGGACATCCTCCAGGTCAGTGCCAATGCCGAGGACCATCTCGGGACTGCCGCCGCCCTCCTGCGCGGGCGTTCGCTGGGCAGCCTCCTGACGGCAGATGAACTTCAGACCCTGACCACAGCCTTGCCCCCCGGATCTCCCGATCACCTGCAGTTCCGGGCAACCCGCGAATCGCCGGCCCCAGAGCCTTCCCAGGGCCTGCAGGCCCTGACTGTCCACCGCACCGGTGACCTGTACATCCTGGAGTTCGAGCCGGCACCCGAGGTGGAACGCACCGGGTCGCATGCCCTGCGCAACGCGGTCTTCGCCCTGGAAAATGCCCCGACCCTGGACGATCTGCTGCGGGTGGCGGCACAGGTCGTGCGCGATCTGTCGGGCTTCGACCGGGTCATGGTCTATGAGTTTGCCGAGGACGCGAGCGGAGAGGTTCGCGCTGAGGCCCGCCGCGACGACCTGAACTCCTTTCTGGGTCACCGGTTCCCCGAGTCGGATATTCCGGCGCAGGCCCGCGCCCTGTACCTGCGGCACCTGCTGCGGCTGACCGCAGATTCACATGCTGACCCGGTGCCGCTGGAACCAATCCTCGACCCCCGCAGCGGACAGCCCACACCTCTGGGCGGCGCGGTGTTGCGCAGCACTTCACCGATGCACCTGCAGTACCTGCGCAACATGGGTGTCGCCTCAAGCTTGTCCGTGTCCATCGTGGTCGACGGACGGCTGTGGGGGCTGATCGCCTGTCATCACGAACGGGCCTTCGTGGTGCCGCCCGAAACCCGCACGGCCCTGGAGTACCTGGGGCGGCTCCTGGCCCTGCAGGTCCAGGTCAAGACGCGCGCCGACACCGACGCTTTCCGGGCCGGACTCCAGACGCGCCGCGCACACATCCTCGGAGCTGCCGCCCATTCGGTTGACCCGCTGGCCACTTTCGCCGACCAGCGCCTGGATCTGGCCGGGCTGATGCGCGCCAGCGGCGTGATCGTCTTTTTCGAAGGCCGCTGGCAGGCCACCGGCCTTGTACCGGGTCCGTCCCAGATCGAGGCGCTGCTCTCCTGGCTGCGCAGGCAGGCCGGTACGCTGGTTCAGGTCGAGGCCCTGGGCGAGGTGTGGCCAGAGGCTCAGTCCTTCGCTGACCGGGCCAGCGGACTGCTGGCCATCAGCGTCGGCCTTGACTGGTCCGAAGGTGTGATCTGGCTGCGCCCCGCCATGACGACCACGGTGGCCTGGGGTGGCGCTCCCCCCGAGCAGGCCAAGGACGCCCTGGGTCCGCGCCGCTCGTTCGAGACCTACGAGCAGACCGTGCGCGGTCACGCTGAGCCCTGGCACGCGGGGGAAATTGAAGAAGCCCAGGAACTGCAGCGGGCGCTGACAGCAGCGCTGGGTGAACGGCTCAGTGTCGTCCGGAGCCTGAACGAGGCGCTGGAACGGTCAAACGCCGAGTGGCGCCAGTACGGCTTCGTGATTGCTCATGACATGCAGGAGCCGCTCAGGTTGATCACGCAGTTCGCGGAGTTGTTTCAGCTGCGTTACCGCGACCAGGTCGACGAGAACGCGGCGCAGATGATCCGGTTCATGCTGGACGAGACTGCGCGTCTGCGCAGTCTTACGGGTGACCTGCACACGTATACGGCGCTGCTCTCGGCTCCGGCGGTGGCTCGTCGCCGTTTCTCTCTGACTGCGGTGGTCCAGGACGTGCTGGTTAAGGTCTCGGCTCAGATCAGCAGCAGTGGGGCTCGGGTAGAGGTTGACGGCGATCTGCCCACCGTGGAGGCCGATCCGGGCGCCGTGCGCGAACTGCTCTTGCAGCTGGTGAAAAACGCTGTGACCTTCGGTGGACAGTACGCCCCCTGGATCAAGATCGGCGCGGAGCGCTCACCCACAGGCTGGAGCATCACAGTGCAGGACAACGGTCTGGGCATCGCCCCGGAATATCACGAGAAGGTGTTTGGCCTGTTTCAACGTCTGGGACGCCGCGAGGACACACCAGGCAACGGCATCGGTCTGGCGCTGGCCCGGAAAATAGCCGAGCGCCATGGCGGCGCCCTGCGGGTGAATTCGGTTCCAGGGGAGGGCAGCACCTTCACCTTCTGGCTGCCTGACCCCCAGATCAGCAAGGGTGCCCGGCGGGAGGCTGGTCATGACTTCTGA
- a CDS encoding biliverdin-producing heme oxygenase — MSRLKHSTLEQHHEVEALMPVLQPDLTVSAYARLLTQVYSVVQPLEAGLQSLPLPEAFDLPARLKTPLLIQDLDAVSEPRPAPLPPLLPEGVPEALGVLYVLEGSTLGGQVIGRHLNRALGLTPGTGGAYFHAYGARTGAMWKAFAQAMNQSVASHEEDRVVDGARVAFGAFQRVLQGMPA; from the coding sequence ATGTCACGCCTGAAACACAGCACCCTGGAGCAGCACCACGAGGTAGAAGCTCTGATGCCTGTGTTGCAGCCGGACCTGACCGTCTCTGCCTATGCCCGGTTGCTGACCCAGGTGTACTCGGTGGTCCAGCCACTGGAGGCCGGGCTGCAGTCCTTGCCTCTTCCAGAGGCTTTCGACCTGCCCGCGAGGCTCAAAACGCCGCTGCTGATCCAGGATCTTGATGCAGTTTCGGAACCCCGGCCTGCTCCTTTGCCCCCCCTGCTTCCTGAAGGTGTGCCCGAGGCGCTGGGGGTCCTGTATGTCCTGGAGGGGTCCACGCTGGGCGGGCAGGTGATCGGCCGGCACCTGAACAGAGCGCTTGGCCTGACGCCCGGAACCGGCGGCGCCTACTTCCATGCCTACGGAGCCCGGACCGGAGCGATGTGGAAGGCCTTTGCTCAGGCCATGAACCAGAGTGTCGCGTCCCACGAGGAAGACCGGGTGGTAGACGGCGCGCGCGTGGCTTTCGGCGCCTTCCAGCGGGTGCTTCAGGGCATGCCGGCATGA
- a CDS encoding class I SAM-dependent methyltransferase: MSPKTLTLAQRSNFLPLTPLGYARWRERSLTLLSAQPFGLEREAGLFKALGRPQAGQRWLDVGTSTGFYAGVLAAQGCRVDAADISAGMLRQAAARAPSALISWHQVNLEQSGWDPEGYDGVTAGATLNETADPARLLGELARLLRPGGVVWLMYVTRAPGLTQLALTRLGGLYFPDLAWVSRHLPGLTLEHASQHGAVQFALWRKEEHTSSAVQGAKL; the protein is encoded by the coding sequence ATGAGCCCCAAGACCCTGACCCTGGCCCAGCGAAGCAACTTTCTGCCCCTCACTCCACTGGGATACGCCCGGTGGCGTGAACGTTCCCTGACGCTGCTCAGCGCTCAACCCTTCGGGCTGGAGCGTGAAGCCGGGCTGTTTAAGGCGTTAGGCAGGCCCCAGGCGGGCCAGCGCTGGCTGGACGTGGGCACCAGTACCGGCTTTTACGCAGGAGTCCTCGCCGCTCAGGGGTGCCGGGTAGACGCTGCTGATATCAGTGCCGGCATGCTGCGTCAGGCCGCTGCCCGCGCCCCTTCGGCGCTGATCTCGTGGCACCAGGTCAATCTTGAGCAGTCCGGCTGGGACCCTGAAGGGTACGACGGCGTGACCGCCGGAGCCACCCTCAACGAAACGGCTGACCCGGCCCGGTTGCTTGGCGAACTGGCGCGGCTGCTGCGCCCCGGCGGCGTCGTGTGGCTGATGTATGTTACCCGGGCACCAGGTCTGACCCAGTTGGCCCTGACCCGCCTTGGCGGTCTGTACTTTCCGGACCTGGCCTGGGTCTCGCGCCACCTGCCGGGCCTGACCCTGGAGCACGCATCTCAGCATGGCGCAGTCCAGTTCGCCCTCTGGAGGAAAGAGGAACACACCAGTTCGGCAGTGCAAGGGGCGAAGCTGTAG
- a CDS encoding phytoene/squalene synthase family protein codes for MPDLNLPGSPPLAALRWCRVMTRVHSQTFYLGSLLYPRRQRLAVWAVYAACRVGDDIADEYTGAGARVELDRWWARVCSAFCGNPGDDPMQTALAWATREYPIPLDAFAELYEGFCMDLTGQSYDSLDDLTLYCRRVAGVVGFMVAPIGGYRGGAHTLEQALMLGQAMQLTNILRDVGEDLSRGRVYLPAELLSRFGVTHADLQAGRVTPEYRALMAQLCGLAREWYARGREGIPALEGRARVGVAAAARTYEGILDDLEAHGYDNFSRRAHVPPRHKLRLLWQEYRAHSSPASACPVAWAEQQYLRLKGLRG; via the coding sequence ATGCCTGACCTCAATCTGCCCGGATCTCCTCCACTGGCCGCCCTGCGCTGGTGCCGAGTGATGACCCGGGTCCACAGCCAGACGTTCTACCTGGGCTCGCTGCTGTATCCACGGCGGCAACGGCTGGCGGTCTGGGCGGTCTATGCCGCCTGCCGGGTCGGCGACGACATCGCGGATGAATACACCGGCGCCGGGGCCAGGGTAGAGCTTGACCGCTGGTGGGCCAGGGTCTGCTCCGCCTTCTGCGGTAACCCCGGGGATGACCCGATGCAGACCGCACTGGCCTGGGCGACCCGGGAATACCCGATTCCGCTGGACGCGTTTGCCGAGTTATATGAGGGCTTCTGCATGGACCTGACGGGCCAGTCCTACGACAGCCTGGACGACCTGACCCTGTACTGCCGGCGGGTCGCGGGAGTCGTGGGCTTTATGGTCGCGCCTATCGGCGGCTACCGTGGCGGGGCACACACCCTGGAACAGGCCCTGATGCTGGGGCAGGCCATGCAGCTGACCAATATTCTGCGGGATGTGGGAGAGGACCTCTCACGCGGGCGGGTCTACCTGCCGGCTGAGCTGCTGAGCCGCTTCGGTGTCACACACGCCGACCTGCAGGCCGGCAGGGTCACGCCGGAGTACCGCGCACTCATGGCACAGCTGTGTGGTCTGGCGCGGGAATGGTACGCCAGGGGTCGGGAGGGCATTCCGGCACTGGAGGGGCGTGCCCGCGTGGGGGTCGCGGCCGCCGCACGCACCTACGAGGGAATTCTGGATGACCTGGAAGCCCACGGCTACGATAATTTCAGCCGGCGTGCCCATGTGCCGCCCCGGCACAAACTGAGGCTGCTGTGGCAGGAATACCGCGCCCATTCTTCGCCGGCGTCGGCTTGCCCGGTGGCCTGGGCGGAGCAGCAGTACCTGCGCCTCAAGGGATTGCGCGGCTGA